From a region of the Tachysurus fulvidraco isolate hzauxx_2018 chromosome 5, HZAU_PFXX_2.0, whole genome shotgun sequence genome:
- the LOC113642900 gene encoding uncharacterized protein LOC113642900 isoform X2, with translation MSFKKSSFSEQFTLCSALLQATQQGESQAAELKDKQQILNSAQDTLSKTVKSFATVSSNIKLKVQQITGITNEMEHVNRQIERQQTEIQVIQMENRTFCCSIEEQLEKSHSLLAWYNNCHNKMKSYKMSLATLESQTTIHMELMEKREKVKRQKEHINELKMDLQNPEGNAIQQAQIHNRRCEAIIKWLCCQLNKSQSTKQELSSEIFHMEKEVKHLKKQLGTLNNVG, from the exons ATGTCCTTCAAAAAAAGCTCATTCAG TGAGCAGTTTACTCTCTGCAGTGCACTTTTACAGGCTACACAACAGGGGGAGTCTCAAGCTGCAGAACTAAAGGACAAACAACAAATCCTAAACTCTGCTCAG GATACACTATCAAAGACAGTAAAGAGTTTTGCCACTGTTTCCAGTAACATTAAACTGAAAGTCCAACAAATCACTGGCATCACAAATGAGATGGAACATGTAAACAGGCAAATTGAGAGACAGCAAACAGAGATACAAGTGATCCAGATGGAAAACAGGACATTCTGCTGCAGCATAGAAGAGCAATTAGAGAAGTCACATTCCTTGCTGGCTTGGTACAACAATTGCCATAATAAAATGAAGAGCTACAAAATGTCACTTGCTACACTGGAGAGCCAAACAACTATTCATATGGAGTTGATGGAGAAAAGGGAAAAGGTGAAGAGACAAAAGGAGCACATAAATGAACTGAAGATGGACTTACAGAATCCAGAGGGGAATGCAATACAACAGGCTCAG ATTCATAACAGAAGATGTGAGGCCATTATAAAATGGCTTTGCTGCCAACTAAACAAGTCTCAGTCCACCAAACAAGAGCTAAGCAGTGAAATATTCCATATGGAGAAAGAGGTGAAACATCTTAAGAAGCAACTAGGTACTTTAAACAATGTAGGATGA
- the wbp4 gene encoding WW domain-binding protein 4 — MADYWKSQPKKFCQYCKCWIADNKPSVEFHERGKNHKQNVTDKIEEIKKKSTEKAKKVEKMSKEFAAMEEAALKAYEKDMKRLKAETETTVHAKAQISEVGGTAEPDRKSESHEWVQGTSDNGQIYYYNSKTGESQWEKPEGFQGQSASSAKDKTKSVWMEATSPEGYMYYYNTETGESTWEKPSEFSPKGRRPNKTNVSQSESHSGKEATSSKQIHASKISFRKRKEEVSDLVANDEKETTFEELQKEEKNEGNGESVVPPKKNNPPAKTNKKANPYGDWEQIQEAEDPYENVDLQLPHKESGGAASMSSDIPPKPKAKFKERTITFLGEESSVGAIFKKRKTDNGKPRSLRQRGKED; from the exons AT GGCGGATTACTGGAAATCTCAGCCCAAAAAATTCTGCCAGTATTGCAAGTGCTGGATTGCAGACAACAAGCCT AGTGTAGAATTTCACGAGAGAGgaaaaaatcacaaacaaaatgttACGGACAAAATCGAAGAG attaaaaagaaaagcaccGAAAAGGCGAAGAAGGTCGAAAAAATGTCCAAGGAATTTGCAGCAATGGAAGAAGCTGCTTTGAAAGCATATGAAAAAGATATGAAAAGACTAAAAGCAGAAACAG AAACTACTGTTCATGCAAAAGCTCAAATATCTGAGGTTGGAGGTACTGCAGAACCTGACCGCAAGAGTGAATCTCATGAATGGGTGCAAGGAACAAGTGACAATGGACAAATATACTACTATAATTCAAAAACTGGAG AGTCTCAGTGGGAGAAACCAGAAGGGTTTCAAGGtcaaagtgcgtcatcagctaaAGACAAAACTAag AGTGTATGGATGGAAGCCACAAGCCCAGAGGGATATATGTACTACTATAACACAGAGACTGGAG aGTCTACATGGGAAAAGCCTTCTGAGTTTTCTCCTAAAGGAAGAcgcccaaataaaacaaatgtgtctCAGTCAGAATCCCACTCTGGCAAAGAGGCTACAAGTTCCAAACAGATCCATGCTTCTAAAATTAGCTTCAGG aaaagaaaggaggaaGTATCAGATCTAGTGGCAAATGATGAAAAAGAAACTACATTTGAAGAAttgcaaaaagaagaaaaaaatgaagggaATGGAGAATCAGTTGTGCCTCCGAAAAAAAACAATCCTCctgctaaaacaaacaaaaaggcaAACCCATATGGAGACTGGGAACAAATTCAGGAGGCTGAGGACCCATA TGAAAATGTGGATTTGCAGCTGCCACATAAAGAAAGCGGAGGTGCTGCATCAATGTCCTCTGATATTCCCCCGAAGCCCAAAGCTAAGTTTAAGGAACGCACCATCACCTTTCTGGGAGAAGAAAGTAGCGTGGGAGCCATAttcaaaaagagaaagacagataatGGTAAACCCAGGAGTCTTCGGCAAAGAGGGAAGGAAGATTGA
- the LOC113642900 gene encoding coiled-coil domain-containing protein 122 isoform X1, which yields MSFKKSSFSEQFTLCSALLQATQQGESQAAELKDKQQILNSAQDTLSKTVKSFATVSSNIKLKVQQITGITNEMEHVNRQIERQQTEIQVIQMENRTFCCSIEEQLEKSHSLLAWYNNCHNKMKSYKMSLATLESQTTIHMELMEKREKVKRQKEHINELKMDLQNPEGNAIQQAQKEIVIIKAQIHKTKELVRRKATLLENEKKNHSQLRRDIAIHNRRCEAIIKWLCCQLNKSQSTKQELSSEIFHMEKEVKHLKKQLGTLNNVG from the exons ATGTCCTTCAAAAAAAGCTCATTCAG TGAGCAGTTTACTCTCTGCAGTGCACTTTTACAGGCTACACAACAGGGGGAGTCTCAAGCTGCAGAACTAAAGGACAAACAACAAATCCTAAACTCTGCTCAG GATACACTATCAAAGACAGTAAAGAGTTTTGCCACTGTTTCCAGTAACATTAAACTGAAAGTCCAACAAATCACTGGCATCACAAATGAGATGGAACATGTAAACAGGCAAATTGAGAGACAGCAAACAGAGATACAAGTGATCCAGATGGAAAACAGGACATTCTGCTGCAGCATAGAAGAGCAATTAGAGAAGTCACATTCCTTGCTGGCTTGGTACAACAATTGCCATAATAAAATGAAGAGCTACAAAATGTCACTTGCTACACTGGAGAGCCAAACAACTATTCATATGGAGTTGATGGAGAAAAGGGAAAAGGTGAAGAGACAAAAGGAGCACATAAATGAACTGAAGATGGACTTACAGAATCCAGAGGGGAATGCAATACAACAGGCTCAG AAAGAAATTGTCATCATTAAGGCCCagatacataaaacaaaagagctTGTAAGAAGAAAAGCGACACTGCTGGAGAATGAGAAAAAGAACCATTCACAACTGAGAAGAGATATAGCA ATTCATAACAGAAGATGTGAGGCCATTATAAAATGGCTTTGCTGCCAACTAAACAAGTCTCAGTCCACCAAACAAGAGCTAAGCAGTGAAATATTCCATATGGAGAAAGAGGTGAAACATCTTAAGAAGCAACTAGGTACTTTAAACAATGTAGGATGA